A window of Microcystis aeruginosa FD4 contains these coding sequences:
- a CDS encoding HAD-IC family P-type ATPase translates to MDNSQVENYQELAGYVIAALVNGKSVIAGNDKFLHRENIEHNTFDVEVTVVHLAVDNSYIGYIIIADKIKQDAVSAISRLKQLGIENNVMLTGYNKIIAYQIAQKIAIDSYASELLLEEKLEYLEKLIRQSQGKDKIAVVGDGINDAPIIARADLGMAMGGLGSDAAIETADVVIMKDAPSKVADAIKIAQKTHTIVCGKILFLLWL, encoded by the coding sequence ATTGATAATTCACAAGTAGAAAATTATCAAGAATTAGCAGGTTATGTAATAGCTGCTTTAGTCAATGGTAAATCTGTGATTGCTGGAAATGATAAATTTTTGCATCGAGAAAATATTGAACATAATACTTTTGATGTTGAAGTAACAGTAGTTCATTTGGCAGTAGATAATAGTTATATTGGCTATATTATCATTGCTGATAAGATTAAACAAGATGCAGTTTCAGCAATTTCTCGATTAAAACAGTTAGGAATTGAAAACAATGTTATGTTGACAGGATATAATAAAATTATTGCTTATCAAATTGCTCAAAAAATTGCCATAGATTCCTATGCGTCTGAATTATTACTAGAGGAAAAATTAGAATATTTAGAAAAATTAATCCGTCAATCTCAGGGTAAAGATAAAATTGCGGTAGTAGGTGATGGTATTAACGATGCTCCTATTATTGCGAGAGCAGATTTAGGTATGGCCATGGGTGGTTTAGGCTCAGATGCAGCGATTGAAACAGCAGATGTAGTGATTATGAAAGATGCACCCTCGAAAGTGGCTGATGCGATTAAAATTGCTCAAAAAACTCATACAATTGTTTGTGGCAAAATATTATTTTTGCTTTGGCTATAA